The genomic window GCCCGTCCGGGTGGCCCGCGGCGGCGAGGTCCTGGCGCCGGGCTCGCCGGAGGACCCGATCCAGCTCATCGACGTCCGCGACCTGGGCGAGTTCCTCGTCCGCCTGATCGAGGACCGGACGACGGGCGTCTTCAACGCGCTCGGCCCGAAGGACACGCTCACCATGGGCCGCACGCTCGCGGCCTGCAAGGAGGCGTCCGCTAGCGACGCCACGTTCACCTGGGCGGACGCCGCGTTCCTGGAGACGCAGGGCGTCCAGCCGTGGAGCGACATGCCCGCCTGGGTGCCCGACGGCGGCGAGACCGCCGGGTTCTCCCGGGTCAGCAACGCCCGCGCGATCAAGGCCGGGCTGACCTTCCGGCCGATCGCCGACACGGCGAAGGCGACGCTCGACTGGTTCAAGACCCTGCCGCCTGAGCGCCGGGCGAAGCTCCGGGCGGGGATCTCGCCGGATCGCGAGGCCAAGGTCCTGGCGGCGTGGAAGGCCCGGGCCGCCAGGCCGTGACGGGCTGCGACGCGGGGATCGGGATGCGGGCCGGCGCCCCGGCGGGCGGCGCGCAGGTCCCGGGAGCGGAGCCGCCGCCCTCGATCGCCTGGCGGCGGCTCCGGGGCGGCCTCCGCGCGGTGGCGGACGTCCGCGACGGCGAGGAGGGGCCGCTGCTCCGGGGCATGGCCTTCCTCTTCTGCGTGCTGGCGGCCAACTACCTGGTCCGCCCGGTCCGCGACGAGATGGGCCTCGCCGCGGGGCGGGCGCACCTCCCCGCGCTCTTCCTGGGGACGCTGGCGGCCATGCTCGTGGCCGCGCCGATGCTCTCGGCCCGGCTCCGACGGCCGGGCCGGCCGCTCCTGCCCGCGGCCGTCCGCGCGACGCAGTTCGTCCTCGTGGCGTCGTTCGCCGCCTTCTGGTGGATCCTGCCGGAGGGGCATCGCCCGTCCGCGCGGGCGTTCTTCGTCTGGGCGAGCGTGGCGAACCTGCTTGCCGTGTCCGTCGCCTGGGGGACGCTGGCGGGCCGGTTCGGCAACGAGCCGGCGCATCGCCTCTTCGGCCTGATCGCGGCCGGCGGCACGCTCGGGGCCGTCGCCGGCTCCTCGCTCGCCGGGCTGCTCGTCGCCCGCGTCGGCACCGTCGCGCCCTTGCTGGCGGCGGCGGTCGTGCTGGAGCTCGGCCTGATGGCCGCGCGCAGCCTGCCCCGGGCGGACCTGAATCTCGGAGAGGCTCGGAGCGGGCGGGACAGCCAGGACCATCCGGCCGGCCCGCCCCGCGGGCGTTCGCCCTACCCGATGGGCCTGGGGCTGTGGACTCTGCTGTTCACGTCGAGCTCGGCCGTCATCTACATGGAGCAGGCGCGGATCGTGGACCTGGCGATCGGCGACGCCGCGTCCCGGGCGGCCTTCTTCGCGAGGGTGGACCTGTACGTGAACCTGCTGGGCCTGCTCCTGCAGGTCGCGGTGGCCGGGCGGGTTCTCGCGGCGCTCGGGGCCGGGGCCGCGACGGCGATGCTGCCGGCCGTCACGCTGGCCGGCGTGGTCCTCCTCTACCTGAGGCCGGGCCTGGCGACCCTCCAGTGGTTCCAGGTCGTGCGCCGGGGCGTCGATTACGCGATCGCCCGGCCGGGCCGCGAGGTCTTCTGCACGGTGCTGGGCCGCGACGAGATGCTCCGGTCCAAGGGGCTCATCGACACCGCCGTCTATCGCGCCGGGGACGCCGCGGGGGCCTGGGCCTACGGGGCACTCGCGGCGATGCCGGCCCTCGGCCCGGCCGCGCCGCTCGCCATCGTCCCGCTCTCGGTCGGTTGGATCGCCCTCAGCCTCGCCCTGGGCCGCGCCATGAACCGCCGCCTGGCCGCGGACCGCGACGCGCCGTCGCCCGCGACGGAGGCCCCGGCCGAGTCCTCCCCTTGATCCGCGGCGTCCCATCGGCGATACCGTCTCCATGAGAGACGACGACCTCCGCGCCGCGACCGCCCTCCGCACGCCCGCCGCGACGCCGACCCCCGCGCCGGCCTGGGCCTCGGCCGTCCGCCGGTTCACGGACTTCATCACGATCGACCTCGGCGGCGGTCCTCGGCCCTGGAAGTTCGCCTGGGTGATCAACTTCCAGAAGACCGGGACGTTCCCCTTCCTGGCGCTCCTGATCGCCTGGTATCGGAACCACGACGTCGCGGCCTGGATCTACCTGGCGATGCACGGCAGCTACGGCCTGGCCTGGTTCCTCAAGGACATGGCCTTCCCGGATCCCGCCTGGCAGAGGCGGATCACGATCCTCGGCGGCCTCAACGTCTTCTTCGGCGTGCTCGCGTGGTACTGGGCGTTCGGCTGGCTCCTGATCTCGGGAACGTCGCGCCCGGCCTACCCGCTGCCCGACCACGCCTGGTTCTGCCTCTGCATCAGCCTCTGCCTCGTGGGCACCGCGATCATGATCGCCGCCGACGCGCAGAAGTTCTACACACTCCGGGTCCGTCGCGGGCTCATCACCGACGGCCTGTTCCGGTACGTCCGCCACCCGAACTACCTGGGCGAGATGATGATCTACGGCAGCTTCGCCCTCATGGTCTGGCACTGGCTGCCGTTCGTCGTGCTGGCCGTCGTCTGGACGGTCGTCTTCGCGGTCAACATGATCGCCAAGGAGGCCAGCCTGTCCCGCCATCCCGAGTGGGCCGAATACCGCCGCCGGACCTGGTGGCTGCTGCCGCCGATCCTGTAGGAGGGCTAACCACAGAGGCACGGAGGACACGGAGAAGAGGGAACGAGAAGGCGGGCAGGGGAGCCGGATGTGGCCCCGTGGGAGCCGCCTCCGCGCGGCGACCGGGCGAGGCTCGGCCTGCGCCGGACGCGAGGCTCGGCGGGAGGCATCCCGGTCAGAACGGAACGATCCTCCGCAGGCCGTGCCCGATGACCACCGGATAGAGGGCGAGGTTCCGCGCCAGGGCCAGGGCGGGGGAGTAGTCCGGGGCGGGGGTCGGCTCGCCGCCACGGATCCGCGCCAGGGAGCGGGCCAGGGCCCGCAGGTGGGTCGGGCCGAACGGGCCGTCGTGGATGGCGCCGATCAGGGCCGCCGGGAGGGCGGAAGCGCCGTGCAGGGCCCCGAGCCACGCGCCGAGGATGGCCGCGTTGGAGTCGGTGTCGCCCCCCGCCCCGATGACCTCGGCCAGGGCGTGCAGCGGGTCCGATCCGTGTCGCAGCAGGCCGAAGGTGGCGAA from Aquisphaera giovannonii includes these protein-coding regions:
- a CDS encoding NTP/NDP exchange transporter, producing the protein MEGPGRQAVTGCDAGIGMRAGAPAGGAQVPGAEPPPSIAWRRLRGGLRAVADVRDGEEGPLLRGMAFLFCVLAANYLVRPVRDEMGLAAGRAHLPALFLGTLAAMLVAAPMLSARLRRPGRPLLPAAVRATQFVLVASFAAFWWILPEGHRPSARAFFVWASVANLLAVSVAWGTLAGRFGNEPAHRLFGLIAAGGTLGAVAGSSLAGLLVARVGTVAPLLAAAVVLELGLMAARSLPRADLNLGEARSGRDSQDHPAGPPRGRSPYPMGLGLWTLLFTSSSAVIYMEQARIVDLAIGDAASRAAFFARVDLYVNLLGLLLQVAVAGRVLAALGAGAATAMLPAVTLAGVVLLYLRPGLATLQWFQVVRRGVDYAIARPGREVFCTVLGRDEMLRSKGLIDTAVYRAGDAAGAWAYGALAAMPALGPAAPLAIVPLSVGWIALSLALGRAMNRRLAADRDAPSPATEAPAESSP
- a CDS encoding methyltransferase family protein encodes the protein MRDDDLRAATALRTPAATPTPAPAWASAVRRFTDFITIDLGGGPRPWKFAWVINFQKTGTFPFLALLIAWYRNHDVAAWIYLAMHGSYGLAWFLKDMAFPDPAWQRRITILGGLNVFFGVLAWYWAFGWLLISGTSRPAYPLPDHAWFCLCISLCLVGTAIMIAADAQKFYTLRVRRGLITDGLFRYVRHPNYLGEMMIYGSFALMVWHWLPFVVLAVVWTVVFAVNMIAKEASLSRHPEWAEYRRRTWWLLPPIL